The window gtacccagttatggataaacattaccctcggtagaagattatccatatcgggtataataagcttatcctttcagtactccgttatggataaacattgctctcagtagaagattatccatatctggtatagtagcagcttacacagcagcttcctttcttctataaatagaagagatttcagttcattatgtacatcagtttgaattcgaataatatatcagtttctctttatacttgtctttactttatattctttattttataacagttcAAACCTTATTGCAGACCAAAATTTAGTATTTAAGTGGAGGAAGAATAAGAggaagaaatttaaaaatagccagatttacaagtggtcattcaaaaataaccacagctttaaaagtaattgaaatttagccacttttcatgtaaagataaatctgaacgaaaacactgttcaaaatccggaaaaatacttcagtataatatactgaaattccagtataatatattgaaactccagtataatatactggagttccaatataatataccggtctagcataaccaatatattatactggaactactatatatatactggagttccagtactatatatatactggagttccaatatacttatgctggaactcaagtataatatactggagtacttttccgaattttgaacagtattttcgttcacttttatctttacatgaaaaatggttaaatttcgattacttttaaaatcgtgactatttttgaatgaacacttgtaaatctgactatttttgaatttctcccaatttCGAACCATGCGTCAATGGATCTCGAGGATTTATCGGTTATCACACAAATAACATGtcgttcaaaagatacataataCAATTTTATCAATCCCCAACATCCCTGAATTGGACAAATTTCTTATAGAAAATTAAATAATGCAAGAAAGGACGGGAAGAATTGTTAATTTCACTCCATGTTTATTTTAGAAACTCCAAAGAAAAGTATACACTTTAACATTTTCCTTCATAGCCTATCTAACCGTTAACCATACATAGAAGTCACACTGCTTTCATCTCACTAGTAGTAGTGCAGATCATACACTGGCTATCTTTAGCACCTAGAGAATGAAGCATCATCTGATGCCTTTACTGAATTTGCTTTTCAAAACTTCCTGTAATTGCTAGGATCCTCAACCTTTCCTACACAACCTACCCAGCCCTTAACCAGACACATAAATCACCGTTGTATTATCTCACTTGTAGTTCGGCGGATCATACGCAGATTATCTTCTGCACCAAGAGAAGGAACCATCATCTGGTGCTTTTACTGAATTTGCTTTTCAAAACTTCCTGTAATTGCTGGAATATAAAAGAAAATGCCCCtgcaaaaacaaataaaatatcaAGGATTGGTAAGAGTATGTTGAGGTAAGGCTAACAAATATGTTTTCTTTTCAGAATTTTCTCTCTGTAGTTTCTATCGAAGTCCTACAGAGCTGGGCTTTTAGAAGAAGGAAGAGAAGACATAGGACATGCCATGTGGCCAATAATGTGGGTCCAGTGGAAGtagagaaataggagagcttgTGAGGGTGTAGAAAATGACGCTGTATATGTAAGTAATAGCATGATTTTTTGTGAGCTTTTGGTGCACCCATGTGGTTCTTGTTTGTATAGAAAATTGGTTATCATTTGTAGAGAACATGTTTTGTATACTGCTCGTATATATGAGTTTctcaaaaatataattatttacctAATTACCTTATCAAAATAATCTGTCAAAGAGGGATGAGACACTACCGGCTTTGACCAAATAGTTTAGGAGGCAAGGAAAAggggaaaatgaaatattacTGGATTGATTGGATATGACCAAATGATTTTGGACAAACCTGATACAGGGATCTCTTTCTGGAGCAATGATCCCCTCACCAGAAGTGTCCCTGGTATCTGCTGGAAGACCTATAGATACAACGACGCATTAGCTAACAAACCATAACATGCTAAATAGTGAGATTAACAAGCCCCAAGAATAACCAAGCATTGGTTCCAACGACATATGTACATAATATGCTAAATAGTAAGGGGAATTACAGAAACACGCAGACGCATGTCATTCAGTTGGCCAGAGCAATAATTTGCAGATATTGGTATATCCTGTTCGTTTCCATTCTGTGACCGGGTCTTCATGATAGACTTGCATTGCTTGCCTGACAAAGTTACCTATAAGAAAACATTGAGATTCAGGAAAAACATGTAACAGGTGCAGTAATTATCAGAGGAGAAGAACAAATGGAGCTTACATCAACATTAAACGAGGCAGAGTCTAATTTAGAGGATGCACCAATACTACAGAAATAGGATTCCACTGATTGCAATACATCAATGGCACTCTGATGGCGCTGCAGACCCTAAACAAACATTGAAAATCGGTAAGAAATCTTGGATCTACTAGCGATGGAAGTAATTAACAGAACTAGTCCAACCAATTCGTGCAGAAACTAGTTAGTCTGCCTAGAGAAGCACATGAACTCATACATAAGGTTGAAGTTCAAAACCGAGGTGAATACATAATTTGTCAACAATCAGTTCATGCAAAAGGATAACAATGACAATACAAGTGCCAATTGACTTTTTTCCTGGGTTCAGGTGGGGTGGGAAGGCAGGGGCAGAGCACAGAGCACAGAGCTTGTTTGTCCCACCAAAAAATTTCCTTGCGGTTAAGGGGATTGAGGGAGAAAATAATGATATCCCAAGGTAAGTCAAGCAGCTAAATGGTTAGAAGAACAAACCGATGCTTCCTACCCCAATCCAAATTCAAAAGTATTACGTGCAAACATATGGTAGATATGATCCATTTTATACAAGATAATCATTAGACTGcaaaacaaaaagatctcaactGATGGCAATAGTGATCAGATAATTTTGTTAAGTAAGATCACAGTAAACGGAGATATATTCATGATCTTATGTTCTATTCCGCATGCTAAACCACTGTCACACAGCATAAATAATGGATTTATGAAAGTTGATCTTTTTCGTAACAAAATCTTCCATTGTGACTAACAATGAACAATCGAAGCAACCCTATTCAGCCACACCCGGTGCACCGAACTGATTGAGAATTATGATGGGGTCGAAATGAATTTTGTTCTTTCTATGACAGAATTATATTAGATAGATTCTACTTTCAAGTGAATTCTTCCCAGCCATCAAAAACTACCTTTACACATCCCTAAAGAAGAACCAATTCCACATTTACCAGTCAAAACCGTCAAAATACCAACTCAACTCCCACACCCTGTTATGCATCCCTAAAGAAGAACCAGTTCCACACCATAGtgaaaactgtcaaaatactaactCAACCCCCATAAGTCTATGTAAGTGGACAAATTTTGAattgaagttgaaaaagtttgtggaagttgaaattgtgtttggacaaTGAACTACACTCAAAAAAGAAGATGATGGAAGTAGTTGACGAATTGTGAGTTTCTTTTTATAAGATTTGATAAGCTTCACTTGAAATACATTTTAAaccactatttcaacttaaaataatattttagtttAAGCTCCAATTCTAAACCCAAAAATTCATGGTCAAACTTGAATTTGCAAAAAATTGTACACCACCTCTAACAAAAGACGCAAAGCTTACACATAAAAAGTGAGAGACAGTATCAGGTGAAAAGGAAATTACTCGTTCTAACTTTTACTGACAAGCTTATGATATTTGAGCTCTTTTTTATCAGAATTATCGATTTCCCACGATTGAATAAATGACAGAATAAAAGTCTAGTAATAACAGACCTCAAGCATGAACGACATGTTATTCTTCTCAGCCACGTGGGATGGTACCATCTTCTTGGAAAGAGGGAGAAATGACCAGGCAAGACCCCATCGGCATGTCTGGCCTTGCACAAAGTCAGTTGTCTTCACTATTGTTGCTCCAACCTCCCAAAGCTTTGATATAAGTACCTTTAGGTTAGTTTTTCTTCCAACCATTGAGGTGTACCACCTGGCAAAGATGGGGTCAGGAAATATAAGGACTCTTCAATTGAGCATTCATGATAAAGTTCTCTAACACATAATGCAATAAACCAGATTCAAAGACTGATAGCATACCGAAAGGATTCCCTTAACTGAACACTATCCTCAATAATACGAGTAATAAAAGCATTCTCTCCACCAGGACAAACCATCTCCTGCATAGTCCCGCCACAAGAAGTCTTTGGATTTAATCCAGCTTCCTCCATCGTCTCAAAAAATGGAGGGTTGCACATACAAAAATCGAATTTTTCCCCATCCTTGACTACGCCGACAAGTATAGGAGGTCCATTGTAAATTTTTCCTACACCTGGGTGCACTGGGAGATGAGAAGGAGGTGAAGGTCCAATGAGAGCAGCATCTGCATTGTCGAAGTCTACGTCTTTACATTGGCCATATTTTCCTGGTTCATCATTCAGCTTTTCCTTGGAAGATGATGGGTTTTCCATGTTAACTCTTCTGATTTCAATCAATTCAGAAAGATGAGGATTACTTTTAAGATTTTTCTCTGCCCACTCTAAAGCTACGTCGGTAACATCTGTTATAAAGCAAATGGATGACACATATGAAGAAATCAGTGTTTTGTAAATATGTAGTGCAATTTTATTAGCCAAACACCAACAATGACGCAAGGGAGAAAATTACAAATTAGAGGGGGCTACCAGAGCCAACAAACTTCCAACCCATAAGAGATGCACCGAGAAGAGGGTAAATGCAATTAGCTCCCGTTCCTATATCAAAACCCCTAATACAGTTTCTGTCATCTTGAACTTTAGGAACGATGTCCGATGACAGAAGATCTTCAATCCAATGAATATAGTTAGATCTGTTGGGGACTGTAGGGCAAAGTTGTCCATCAGGAATCCACCTACATAGAAAACATGTTCAGGCATACGTCCTCTGTTTATAAAATCGTAAACCTTTTCTCAACAAAAATAATACGTTCTGGCATACCTGATTGAAAGAATAATACCCACCCTATGCTTGCCTCTAAACTACAGACAAGAGTTTCTCCTTTTATTTAAAGTAGGTTCTATCGAGGCTTAGATTGTATCAAAGTTCATATGCAGCTTGGTGAGCATCGCGCTATCAGTAATTAAGTTACACATTCAGTTTCTTCAAGCTTAAAGTTAAAACTCATTCAGGAAACATTAACTATATATTTCATTTATGGTTTTACATCTACTATCGATTTTTAGCAATCAAAACTGACACCAAATAAACCAAAGCGTTCCGGTTAAacagttctttttttcttttcgtaACGGACAAATCTGTTGTTTACCTACAAGATTTGAACTCTTAGCGTGCACCTACCACACATTCTGCATTGTAGAACTACTTTTACCATTGAATCAAAGCTCACAGAGCAAGTAAGAGGACAACAGTCATCAAAACTCTGAAGGAAAAAACCAACTTAACTAAGAAATGGTCAGGTTGTCAACTCTGAAGGAAAAACCCAAAACTTAACTTTGTACATTActcattttgttttaaatttttttatttaataatatgaagatttgagtagttttaattcaaagttctaaaatattttaatgttaaaaagtaagcaatcttctttatttctttttacaTAACTTCTTCTTTTGTTTAACAAATATCAATATTGTCTAAAcacaaataaaatcataaaatccACTTTTTAAATCATAAAGTCTTTAGTAGCCGGTGCTGAATGGTATAACAAAAATCTCAACTTATGTGCTTtgtactccaaaaaaaaaaattaaataaataaaactcagtTACCCTTTTACATAAATAAGAGAGTGGAacctgaaaaataaaatttagaaaaaaaaggGTAAAGGGGAGTTACCAATTGAGGCCATGATCATGGTGGAGCAGAACTCTGGTGAGTTCACGTGTAGCATTGAAGTCAGTCCAATCAATTTTTGGTCGACGACCATCACCTGAATAGAAAACGTAAGGTGCAAAGGTAGAGTATTTAGAGGCCAAGACGGAGAAATCTGGTGGGTTATCAAAGTACTTGTTACGGGGATGGGTAGTGGCTCTCTCCCCTCTCTTCCTCTTCTTGTGCCCCATTGCTCCAAACCCCCTCCCTTCTCTGTcacagttttttttcttttcaaataattaATGAAACCAGAGTGCGATTTTATTGTAAAAATAGTACAGCTACCCAGTTTTCGCACTATAACaataaacaataacaacaacaatttaAGTAATAATGTCACAAGTAGGGTACTTTAATAACTTTACCCTTACCCATGAGGGTAAAAAGGCTATTTTCGGGAGATTCtcaactcaaaaacaaaagaTGTGTAacaataacagaaaacatacaaATAGGAGGATCAGCACGTAAGTAACAACAAATAAGTGGACAATAATTATGgcaatattaaaaattaaaaaaactataaaataaaagtaaaacaataataataataataataataataataataataataataatagaaagtGTGATGGAACAATAATCGCTAGCAGTCCTATATAAAACACTATCAAACTAGCCAGAACAACGAAGAAAAACGCTCAACTGTCCCCTAACTTACAActctaatgctcgacctccacacctccctatccagggtcatgtcctcaaaaatctgaaGTTGCGTCATGTCTTGCCTTATTACCTCGccccaatatttcttaggccGCCCCCTACCTCTCTTTGTAGCTGTCAAAACCAACcgttcacacctcctaaccggggcatctaggcttctcctctgcacatgcccgaaccatctaagtctcgcttctcgcatcttgtcctccatgggagtcacgcccaccttctcccgaatatctttattcctaatcttatccagcctaatgtgcccgcacatccatcttaaCATCCTCATTTCGCCTACTTTCTTCTTCTGGATATGAGAATTCTTGActagccaacactcagccccatacatcatggctgGTCTAATCACCGCTCTacagaacttacctttaagtttcagTGGCAACTTCTTGTCACATATGACTCTAGATGTTAACCTCTATTTCATCCATCCCACCCCAATACGGtgcgtgacatcctcgtcgatctccccatctCCTTGGATAATAGACCCTAGGTACTTACAAATCTCTCTCTTAGGGACGACTTGCGAGTCAAACCTCACCTCCACGCCCGCTTCCCCCGACACatcgctgaacttgcactccaaataTTCCGTtttggtcctactcaacttgaaacctttagactccaggacCTGCCTCCTACCTCCAGTCTTTCATTAACACCGTCTctcgtctcatcaatcagaactatatcatcagcgaacaACATACACCATCGTATCTCcgcttgaatatggtgtgttaatgCATCCATTACTAGGGaaaataagaacgggctgagcgcagatccttggtgtaaccccataactaCTGGAAAGGGCTCCGAATCACCTCACATTGTCACAACcccagttctccctccgtgaactgtcgtgacggcacctagtctctaagactaggtaagcctaacaaatgcggaacataaacgaaacttgcggaagaaataatcaaaaaccaaaataactgaagggaaacaatagttataatgccgctcggcatatacaacacaacattctcaaaaccaagtacactatcccaaaatccggaaactcacggaaacacaagcctttggaata of the Nicotiana tabacum cultivar K326 chromosome 7, ASM71507v2, whole genome shotgun sequence genome contains:
- the LOC107807777 gene encoding uncharacterized protein LOC107807777 codes for the protein MGHKKRKRGERATTHPRNKYFDNPPDFSVLASKYSTFAPYVFYSGDGRRPKIDWTDFNATRELTRVLLHHDHGLNWWIPDGQLCPTVPNRSNYIHWIEDLLSSDIVPKVQDDRNCIRGFDIGTGANCIYPLLGASLMGWKFVGSDVTDVALEWAEKNLKSNPHLSELIEIRRVNMENPSSSKEKLNDEPGKYGQCKDVDFDNADAALIGPSPPSHLPVHPGVGKIYNGPPILVGVVKDGEKFDFCMCNPPFFETMEEAGLNPKTSCGGTMQEMVCPGGENAFITRIIEDSVQLRESFRWYTSMVGRKTNLKVLISKLWEVGATIVKTTDFVQGQTCRWGLAWSFLPLSKKMVPSHVAEKNNMSFMLEGLQRHQSAIDVLQSVESYFCSIGASSKLDSASFNVDVTLSGKQCKSIMKTRSQNGNEQDIPISANYCSGQLNDMRLRVSVFQQIPGTLLVRGSLLQKEIPVSGAFSFIFQQLQEVLKSKFSKSTR